The following coding sequences are from one Dreissena polymorpha isolate Duluth1 chromosome 8, UMN_Dpol_1.0, whole genome shotgun sequence window:
- the LOC127843250 gene encoding uncharacterized protein LOC127843250, producing MMLDVAKSALEAVKRVIKQGLVSLHFVSRYGLQTLIDVRNCHFEIQLSTSDLSIFDVKCEVNAFKTGLITVAIKINFNDPIQSIWNAAKGTIELILNKIDNVLSDRKRRDLRDKSLTGLYTAMRFARSADAEDVNFEMFANQTLNVTFIAFPRSNTGQPDEYTYRKQMFADKCLLFTRIHLLFYNTTSTLLDLVHDTATKIQNITSLQVSLPTFNIHNMASNLSFATLGVDPNVAKDEFNISTSELNNAIDDARENFSTDPLLVNLVSFAEDASTFLDTAAEGANKIMIVHQWIAAINNVTIDYFDNDTCVSFLDCAHYAIAALYEQYMAVNITNQTEILDSVSQFEDTFLLLVGNGSHTIEAVDLMAISLVVTLQKMKQHYVFCSKAPEMLQPLQNLTLNKGSNVSLVCNATGDPTPNFWWYKDGQLILGENKMLLYILNAEGKDSAVYHCIAGNLVANYTFDAAYVNVLDTRDVVHTKEVIDRENGVDLKAVLIPIFLLLPCAVITGVLIWRHRNRILVTKTGHVMSFENSTYDTIGGSQSDIGLQDSIGKESNSLIGK from the exons ATGATGCTAGATGTTGCAAAATCGGCACTTGAAGCTGTTAAACGAGTTATTAAACAAGGACTTGTGTCATTACATTTCGTATCAAGATACGGCTTACAAACGTTGATTGACGTAAGGAATTGCCACTTTGAAATTCAGCTTTCAACAAGTGATTTGTCAATATTTGATGTCAAATGCGAAGTGAATGCCTTCAAGACTGGTTTAATAACCGTTGccataaaaattaatttcaacgATCCGATCCAAAGTATTTGGAACGCTGCGAAAGGAACAATAGAGCTGATCCTTAACAAAATCGACAACGTTTTATCTGACAGAAAACGGCGTGATTTACGAGATAAATCATTAACCGGTCTTTACACGGCGATGAGATTTGCCCGCAGTGCAGATGCAGAAGATGTAAACTTTGAAATGTTTGCAAATCAGACATTAAATGTTACTTTCATTGCATTTCCAAGGTCTAATACTGGCCAACCGGATGAGTATACTTATCGGAAGCAAATGTTCGCTGACAAATGCCTGCTGTTCACGCGTATTCATTTACTGTTTTATAATACGACGAGTACACTATTGGATTTGGTGCATGACACTGCAACTAAGATACAGAATATTACTTCTCTACAAGTATCACTGCCGACTTTCAATATTCACAATATGGCAAGCAATTTATCCTTTGCAACTTTAGGCGTTGACCCAAACGTTGCCAAAGATGAATTCAACATAAGTACTTCTGAACTAAACAACGCAATTGACGACGCTAGAGAAAACTTTTCTACAGATCCGCTTTTAGTAAACCTAGTATCATTTGCTGAGGATGCTAGTACGTTTTTGGACACTGCAGCTGAGGGAGCAAACAAAATAATGATCGTACACCAATGGATTGCTGCAATAAATAATGTTACGATCGATTATTTTGATAACGACACCTGTGTTTCCTTTCTGGATTGTGCTCACTACGCCATCGCCGCCTTGTACGAACAGTATATGGCTGTAAATATTACAAACCAGACTGAAATCCTGGACAGTGTATCGCAATTTGAAGATACCTTTCTACTGTTAGTTGGCAACGGTTCCCATACCATCGAGGCCGTTGATTTGATGGCGATATCTTTAGTAGTAACATTACAGAAAATGAAACAGCACTACGTATTTTGTTCCAAAGCTCCGGAAATGCTTCAGCCTCTTCAAAACCTAACTTTGAACAAAGGGTCAAATGTTTCACTCGTCTGCAACGCAACTGGCGACCCAACACCGAATTTCTGGTGGTACAAAGATGGGCAACTTATTTTGGGTGAAAACAAGAtgctattatatattttaaacgcgGAGGGAAAGGATTCTGCCGTATACCACTGCATTGCCGGAAATTTAGTTGCAAATTACACGTTTGATGCGGCATATGTGAACGTTCTGG ACACGAGAGATGTGGTTCATACTAAAGAAGTCATCG ATAGAGAAAACGGTGTGGACCTAAAAGCAGTATTGATACCGATATTTCTTCTGCTGCCTTGCGCAGTTATCACAGGCGTTTTGATTTGGAGACATCGTAACAG